A window of Vespa velutina chromosome 15, iVesVel2.1, whole genome shotgun sequence contains these coding sequences:
- the LOC124954599 gene encoding proton-associated sugar transporter A: MVDKLHEYEGFAGRVHDVRDKVKERWDLFKEWKSSVPLDQGLPGVLNHLRGPPKLERTLDDYAHIYRKKTRRELVRVSAAVMGIEFSYAAETAFVSPTLLKIGVDHQHMTLVWALSPLVGFFVTPILGSVSDRCRLKYGRRRPFILLLAIGVLIGLILVPNGENMGYAFGDISSWSNHTIPIGHRTTAKSSKDDDVPTLKPSSHSWGIFFTILGTVLLDFDADACQSPARAYLLDVTIPEDHARGLSTFTIMAGLGGFMGYGLGGINWDATAIGIMLGGHLHATFTLITIIFIICVAFTITSFKEIPLEVLERDQYQQIREEKTEESKGNEYDKITGEECTSYGAIDNEEDAHMTKNDEFALKPLPVEESIKRPGEVPMIPDIPIQDTSQTKYEMTDVEHDPKVTLREYLMSIVYMPHSLRMVCLTNLFCWMAHVCYSLYFTDFVGEAVYGGNPQAPDGTKERELYERGVRFGCWGMSMYSLSCSCYSLIIEKLIKRYKARKVYICGLLFYSSGMMLMAIIKHPAGVIIFSWTAGVMYSTLFTMPYLLVAHYHASSTFEITVEGEAIQSGGVRGLGTDVAIVSSMVFLAQFFLSCCLGTIVSVSGTTTAVVCVASALAAFGAISATQIMYLDL, from the exons ATGGTGGATAAATTGCACGAATACGAAGGTTTCGCTGGTAGAGTTCACGACGTTCGTGATAAAGTAAAGGAGAGATGGGACCTTTTTAAAGAATGGAAAAGCAGTGTACCACTCGACCAAGGCCTACCGGGTGTCCTGAATCATCTTCGTGGTCCTCCCAAATTGGAAAGAACCTTGGACGACTATGCTCATATTTACAG aaagaaaacacGCCGCGAATTGGTACGGGTTTCCGCAGCCGTCATGGGAATCGAATTTTCTTACGCCGCCGAGACGGCTTTCGTTTCGCCTACTTTATTGAAAATCGGTGTGGATCATCAGCATATGACGTTGGTTTGGGCTCTGAGCCCTCTCGTCGGTTTCTTCGTTACACCGATCTTGGGTAGCGTTAGCGATCGCTGCAGATTAAAATATGGTAGAAGACGACCCTTCATTCTTTTGTTAGCGATTGGAGTTCTGATAG GATTAATTTTGGTGCCAAATGGCGAGAACATGGGTTATGCGTTCGGTGACATCTCATCGTGGAGCAATCATACGATACCAATAGGTCATCGAACGACGGCGAAGTCATCAAAGGATGATGACGTACCGACGTTGAAACCATCTTCACATTCCTGGGGtatattttttacgatcttGGGCACAGTTCTTCTTGATTTCGATGCCGACGCTTGTCAAAGTCCAGCCAGAGCTTATCTTCTCGATGTTACTATCCCTG AGGATCATGCCAGAGGATTGAGTACATTCACCATAATGGCAGGACTTGGTGGTTTCATGGGATACGGATTAGGTGGTATCAATTGGGACGCTACGGCGATTGGGATTATGTTAGGAGGACACCTTCATGCTACTTTCACATTAATCActatcattttcataatatgcGTGGCTTTTACCATTACGAGTTTTAAAGAGATTCCTTTGGAAGTACTTGAAAGGGACCAATATCAGCAAATTCGAGAAGAAAAG ACCGAAGAATCCAAAGGAAATGAGTACGATAAAATAACTGGTGAAGAATGTACTTCGTATGGTGCAATTGATAACGAGGAAGATGCGCATATGACGAAAAACGAT GAATTCGCGTTAAAGCCACTTCCAGTGGAAGAATCCATCAAAAGACCAGGCGAGGTACCGATGATACCCGATATACCCATTCAAGATACGAGTCAAACGAAATATGAAATGACTGATGTAGAACATGATCCGAAAGTTACCTTGAGAGAATACCTTATGTCTATCGTTTATATGCCTCATAGTCTTCGAATGGTTTGTTTGACCAACCTTTTCTGTTGGATGGCACATGTATGCTATTCTCTATACTTCACTGACTTCGTTGGCGAAGCTGTTTACGGCGGTAATCCTCAG gcTCCTGATGGCACGAAGGAACGAGAATTATATGAAAGAGGTGTTCGTTTTGGATGTTGGGGAATGTCCATGTATTCTTTATCCTGCTCGTGTTACTCCTTGATCATCGAAAAGCTAATAAAACGTTACAA aGCTCGCAAAGTGTACATTTGTGGCCTGTTGTTTTACAGTAGTGGAATGATGTTGATGGCTATCATAAAACATCCTGCTGGCGTGATAATATTCTCTTGGACGGCTGGCGTTATGTACTCCACTTTATTTACCATGCCTTATTTATTAGTTGCTCATTATCATGCTTCGTCGACG TTCGAAATTACGGTCGAAGGAGAAGCTATTCAAAGTGGCGGCGTTCGTGGTCTTGGTACTGACGTCGCCATCGTTTCTTCAATGGTCTTCTTAGCgcaatttttcctttcttgctGTCTTGGAACTATAGTTAGCGTGTCTGGGACAACAACGGCAGTGGTTTGCGTAGCAAGCGCTTTGGCGGCCTTTGGGGCTATCTCAGCCACGCAAATAATGTACCTGGAtctttaa
- the LOC124954596 gene encoding tetratricopeptide repeat protein 21B-like: MEEQEYITWIEWMCYQFYYNGMLNHVKQACDAYPTSDHLKLLLSLTYLLNGRIHDAIKESGSLMNNTEVSLAGLLIQSFAQKVSTNGDKSTIMQIDMKIREERRKASATALSLSALILLLYKKIDKAKDYADRAYKVNPVDRNVLLAKGWVELYTKEDNHTKIDYFDTVLKTHTRHFNALMGSAKYKQYCGDHTGAISILNSLIVHYPKLSFPLVEKLANQLAMKDWEQVLETANRILTIDPNNLDGIKAHCVVAICKDGEYNESLKHLQLFLRNLILVEAKNIDLLVRNIKLFSSIGCRNENILMELCKVTEKMLQQNSNCGELMVELGNLYVLLGKTKEAEHWYRNNARIEESSFPALIGLANCQLLDNSANARVLARQQIDFLMEIQSTSMSPKLLFMSSILCEDDKRKGLEYLNMAAKVLLKDCEYVSYGYEYLTNLNPDLCMEIGKERLTYSVHDTSSMDEGSSEAKKEPLLELLEKLAEACPGLSNALLILSKIEMQSGKLEKAQTILKKLLDSVDSTNAQGHLLMAQILAYQGHYQLAVQSLEVGLSYNFKVRDDPIYHVVNGIVQKENGDFENCIKSFELAMVCAGLKGNKNITDVNQISMQDKAMLYLELISAYSKMKQFGEALELMEDAIIVLQGTGEESKGTIGYADLYLEMGELEKAIEHLAKVKPDEPYYVQAHTKLAQIHLKYKRDRQAFAKCFRELVENCPGPKTYSMLGDAYISIQEPERAIEAYEQALNQNPKDKAIIANKMGKALIKTHQYMEAISYYKDMIKQAECKDLKLDLAKLFIKMKQYDRAEATLLEELRNARFESDLESLESRGQQLLLLAKVREKAGNIQAALSVLKEAKESHTRYIQRLIMGSSAIEQKHVVADICVTMADHASSIRDYDQAVLYYKEALGYKPADIKALLSLAKLYMQINNLDKCAQTCTTLLKADPNNEAASVMMADLAFRKVDFETAAFHFRQLLLQKPMYWTALARLIEVSRRTGNMDDLDEWLSQAQTAMKSNNMEAGFYYCTGLLDWRMGRLNTALRNFNYARRDPEWGQQAIYNMIEICLDPDDDSSLSNEAFNDEDTEYQDSRTMALKTAYRLLQELNPRGSQHEMLTHRLLGNFFLLATKQKSNIEKALQDCTNLASQEALRDHVGPALGMATAHILLKQTPRARNHLKRVSKNVWTFEDAEYLERCWLLLADIYVQSGKYDLANELLKRVLQHNATCVRAHELSGYIAEKEQNYREASLRYAQAWKFGGKSKLSIGYKLAYCSFKGKSYADAIEACNEVLRQNSDYPRIRKDVLEKAINNLRT, encoded by the exons ATGGAAGAGCAAGAATATATAACATGGATCGAGTGGATGTGCTATCAGTTTTATTATAACGGAATGCTTAATCATGTCAAACAGGCATGTGATGCTTATCCAACGAGTGATCATCTGAAACTCTTGCTTAGTCTTACCTATTTATTAAATGGAAGGATACACGATGCTATTAAAGAAAGTGGCAGTTTAATGAATAACACAGAAGTTTCATTAGCAGGATTGCTTATACAGAGTTTTGCACAGAAAGTAAGCACAAATGGAGACAAATCGACGATAATGCAAATCGATATGAAAATcagagaagaacgaagaaaagcaTCAGCCACCGCACTATCATTGTCCGCTTTGATATTACTTTTGTACAAAAAGATTGATAAAGCTAAAGACTATGCTGATAGAGCATATAAAGTTAATCCTGTTGATAGAAATGTCTTATTGGCAAAAGGTTGGGTGGAATTGTATACAAAGGAGGATAATCATACGAAGATAGATTATTTTGATACAGTTTTAAAAACCCATACTAGACATTTTAATGCTCTCATGGGTAGCgcgaaatataaacaatattgcGGAGATCATACAGGAGCAATATCGATATTGAATTCATTAATAGTACATTATCCAAAATTAAGCTTTCCATTGGTAGAAAAATTGGCTAATCAATTAGCTATGAAAGATTGGGAACAAGTACTTGAAACGGCTAATAGAATATTAACAATAGATCCTAATAATTTAGATGGAATAAAAGCTCATTGCGTCGTTGCCATTTGCAAAGATGGAGAGTACAATGAAAGTTTAAAACacttacaattatttttgagAAATTTAATTCTTGTAGAAGCAAAGAATATTGATCTTTTGGTCAGAAACATAAAGTTATTTTCATCCATAGGatgtagaaatgaaaatatattgatgGAATTGTGTAAAGTAACTGAAAAAATGTTACAACAGAATTCTAATTGCGGAGAATTAATGGTCGAACTTGGGAATCTGTATGTTTTATtgggaaaaacaaaagaggcTGAACATTGGTATAGGAATAATGCACGTATAGAGGAGTCATCGTTCCCAGCTTTAATAGGTTTGGCAAATTGTCAATTATTAGATAATTCTGCAAACGCTCGAGTTTTAGCTAGACaacaaattgattttttaatggaGATTCAATCGACTTCGATGAGTCctaaattattgtttatgtCATCGATACTATGCGaggatgataaaagaaaaggattagaGTATTTAAACATGGCAGCTAAAGTTTTATTGAAGGATTGTGAATACGTCTCTTATGGATATGAATACTTGACGAATTTAAATCCTGATCTATGCATGGAAATTGGAAAGGAACGTTTAACTTACTCCGTTCACGATACATCATCCATGGATGAAGGTAGCTCTGAGGCCAAAAAAGAACCTCttttagaattattagaaaaacttGCAGAAGCATGTCCCGGCTTAAGCAatgcattattaatattaagtaAAATCGAAATGCAAAGTGGAAAACTAGAGAAAGCTCaaactatattaaaaaaactttTGGACTCCGTCGATTCTACCAATGCGCAGGGACATTTATTAATGGCACAGATTTTGGCATATCAAGGCCATTATCAATTAGCCGTACAAAGTTTAGAAGTTGGCTTGAGTTACAATTTTAAAGTTAGAGATGATCCGATTTATCATGTGGTTAATGGGATTGTACAAAAAGAGAATGGAGATTtcgaaaattgtataaaaagcTTTGAATTGGCCATGGTATGTGCAGGCTtgaagggaaataaaaatattacagatGTTAATCAGATTTCTATGCAAGATAAAGCGATGTTGTATCTTGAATTAATCTCTGCGTACagtaaaatgaaacaatttgGCGAAGCATTAGAACTGATGGAAGACGCTATAATAGTACTTCAAGGTACTGGTGAGGAAAGCAAGGGCACAATAGGATACGCGGACTTGTACTTGGAAATGGGAGAATTGGAAAAAGCAATAGAACATTTAGCAAAGGTAAAGCCAGATGAGCCTTATTATGTACAAGCTCATACGAAATTGGCTCAAATACATTTAAAGTACAAAAGAGACAGGCAAGCCTTTGCAAAATGTTTCAG GGAATTAGTAGAAAACTGTCCTGGTCCTAAGACATATAGTATGCTTGGCGATGcatatatttctatacaaGAACCAGAAAGAGCCATCGAAGCCTACGAGCAAGCATTAAATCAAAATCCAAAAGACAAGGCAATAATAGCAAATAAAATGGGAAAGGCGTTGATAAAAACTCATCAATATATGGAGGCTATTAGTTATTACAAGGATATGATAAAACAAGCAGAAtgtaaagatttaaaattgGATCTTgcaaaattgtttattaaaatgaaacaatacGACAGGGCTGAAGCTACCTTGTTGGAGGAATTGAGAA atgcTCGATTTGAATCCGATTTGGAAAGTTTAGAAAGTCGAGGACAACAATTGCTCTTACTTGCGAAAGTCCGTGAGAAAGCTGGTAATATACAAGCAGCACTTTCTGTACTGAAAGAAGCTAAAGAAAGTCATACGAGGTATATACAACGTCTTATCATGGGTTCGAGCGCAATTGAACAAAAGCATGTAGTAGCGGACATATGCGTGACAATGGCAGACCATGCATCATCTATAAGAGATTACGATCAAGcggtattatattataaagaagcTTTGGGTTATAAACCAGCCGATATTAAagcattattatcattggcAAAGTTATACATGCAG aTAAACAACTTGGACAAATGTGCCCAAACGTGTACTACTCTTTTAAAGGCTGATCCAAATAACGAGGCCGCATCTGTTATGATGGCTGATCTTGCATTTAGGAAAGTTGATTTTGAAACTGCAGCATTTCATTTTCGTcagttattattacaaaaaccAATGTATTGGACAGCATTAGCTAGACTGATAGAAGTTTCTCGCAGGACag GAAATATGGATGATTTAGATGAATGGCTCAGTCAAGCGCAAACGGCAATGAAATCTAACAATATGGAGGCTGGCTTTTACTATTGCACTGGTTTATTAGATTGGCGAATGGGAAGATTAAATACGGCCCttagaaatttcaattatgCGAGGCGTGATCCTGAATGGGGCCAACAAgctatttataatatgatcgAAATTTGCTTGGATCCTGATGACGATTCTTCGTTGTCCAATGAAGCTTTCAATGACGAAGATACGGAATATCAAGATTCAAGAACAATGGCCCTGAAAACTGCTTATCGTTTATTACAG GAATTGAATCCAAGAGGTAGTCAACATGAGATGTTAACGCATCGGCTTCTTGGtaacttctttcttcttgctaCGAAACAAAAATCAAACATCGAAAAAGCTTTGCAAGATTGTACAAATTTGGCCAGTCAAGAAGCACTCAGAGATCACGTTGGACCAGCCTTAGGCATGGCAACGGCGCACATCCTGTTAAAACAAACTCCTCGCGCCCGAAATCATCTTAAGCGTGTTAGCAAAAACGTATGGACCTTCGAGGACGCCGAATATTTGGAAAGATGTTGGTTGCTATTGGCAGATATTTATGTTCAATCGGGCAAGTATGATCTAGCGAATGAGCTACTTAAACGCGTTTTACAACATAATGCAACATGCGTGAGAGCTCACGAATTGTCCGGTTATATCGCTGAGAAAGAACAGAATTATCGGGAAGCTTCTCTGCGATATGCGCAAGCATGGAAATTTGGTGGTAAATCTAAATTATCAATTGGCTACAAATTAGCATATTGTTCCTTCAAGGGAAAATCTTATGCGGATGCCATAGAAGCTTGCAACGAGGTATTGAGACAAAATTCTGACTATCCTCGCATTAGAAAAGATGTTTTGGAAAAAGCTATTAACAATCTTCGCACTTAA
- the LOC124954602 gene encoding LDLR chaperone boca, producing the protein MKISVFLCSILVILANANDSNENKKKSWRDKDIRDMTDADLEHLLDQWEENEEPLPPDELPEYLRPSPKIDLSQIDVSNPDNVLKMTKKGKGVMMFVDVMEDISQDQAEIVMRIWQSSLQNNHIIAERYPIDPKRSVFLFREGSQAVDAKNYLLEQPELSHVMLEGQTYYRDKKKNKDKEINHRPNKSEL; encoded by the exons ATGAAGATAAGCGTCTTCCTCTGCAGTATATTAGTAATCCTAGCAAATGCAAATGATtcgaatgagaataaaaagaaatcatggCGTGATAAAGATATAAGAGATATGACAGATGCAGATTTGGAACATTTATTGGATCAATGGGAG GAAAATGAAGAACCTTTGCCACCAGATGAACTCCCCGAATATCTTAGACCAAGTCCAAAAATAGATTTATCGCAG ATAGATGTCTCCAATCCTGATAATGTTCTCAAAATGACGAAAAAAGGTAAAGGCGTTATGATGTTTGTGGATGTAATGGAAGATATTTCACAAGATCAAGCAGAAATTGTAATGCGCATTTGGCAGAGTAGTCTACAAAACAATCATATCATAGCAGAAAG atATCCAATTGATCCTAAGCGATCAGTCTTCTTATTCCGTGAAGGATCTCAAGCTGTTGATgctaagaattatttattagaacaaCCAGAGCTGTCTCATGTAATGCTTGAAGGACAAACGTACtatagagataagaaaaaaaataaagacaagGAAATAAACCACAGACCAAATAAATcagaattgtaa
- the LOC124954505 gene encoding malate dehydrogenase, cytoplasmic-like, with protein sequence MDSLVNDVDDDENVVFDDSSDDRHVLRIVVTEASTEIARALMYRILSNNVFENDRLIYLIVYETFEKALFLESIVIELTECSPAQLYGSQPFEKFLLLKFSYMPRGYEFMDEEYEDLFFKECALIAKFHGETLERYAKRDVKVIVLGNATATIISHYAKSIPKKNFTSLSKLNVKMCAAHIAARTGCRVDQIKNIILWGTDNKSTFPDCRYISFEKDVIINDCLRAWLKVDLPRILENILNRSWYTRSLAYALAEHCKLLWYGTEQDEWTCMGVYSDGSYGVHEGIFFSYPVFCDNKEYEIVQVSDIFIIHIFQRNFNIILLIIFDLYTRVC encoded by the exons ATGGATTCCTTGGTCAACGACGTGGACGACGATGAAAATGTTGTCTTCGACGATTCATCTGATGATCGCCATGTCTTGCGAATTGTGGTTACCGAAGCTAGCACAGAAATCGCTCGCGCTCTAATGTATCGAATTCTTTCTAACAACGtatttgaaaatgatcgactcatttatttaattgtttacgAAACATTCGAGAAAGcattatttttagaaagtaTTGTAATAGAGCTTACGGAATGCAGCCCGGCTCAGCTCTATGGTAGTCAGCCTttcgagaaatttttattgctcAAGTTTAgttatatgc CAAGAGGATATGAATTTATGGACGAAGAGTatgaagatttatttttcaaggaGTGTGCCTTAATTGCAAAATTTCAT GGTGAAACCTTAGAAAGGTATGCAAAGAGAGATGTAAAAGTAATTGTTCTCGGAAATGCAACAGCTACTATTATTTCGCATTATGCGAAATCTATTCCTAAGAAGAACTTTACGTCCTTATCGAAATTAAACGTGAAAATGTGCGCGGCTCAT ATAGCAGCGCGAACTGGTTGTCGTGtcgatcaaattaaaaatattatcttatggggtaccgataataaaagtaCGTTTCCCGATTGTAGGTAcatatcttttgaaaaagatGTGATTATTAATGACTGTTTACGTGCATGGCTAAAAGTAGATCTACCACGG ATACtggaaaatatattgaatagaTCTTGGTATACGAGATCACTCGCATATGCACTTGCAGAACATTGCAAATTATTGTGGTATGGGACAGAACAAGATGAATGGACTTGCATGGGTGTATACTCTGATGGTTCATACGGTGTTCACgagggaatatttttttcctatccaGTATTTTGCGATAACAAAGAATACGAGATCGTTCAAGTATcagacatttttattatccatatatttcagagaaatttcaatattattttacttataatttttgatttatatacaAGGGTCTGCTAG